One segment of Bacillus alkalisoli DNA contains the following:
- the mtnN gene encoding 5'-methylthioadenosine/S-adenosylhomocysteine nucleosidase — translation MNIAIIGAMEEEVTILRDKLEDKTTTVVAGCEYYTGTINGASVILGKSGIGKVNAALSTALLLERFSPDVVINTGSAGGFLSTLNVGDVVISSEVRHHDVDVTAFGYEYGQVPGMPAAFTADGKLIEVAKKAAENVQGMQIVEGLIATGDSFMNDPVRVEYVREKMPELYAAEMEAAAIAQVCHSFNTPFVVIRALSDIAGKESNVSFEQFLVKAAENSSQLIENMLTELQA, via the coding sequence ATGAATATCGCAATTATCGGAGCAATGGAAGAAGAAGTAACGATCTTAAGAGACAAACTAGAAGACAAAACAACTACAGTTGTTGCAGGCTGTGAGTATTATACAGGAACAATCAATGGTGCAAGTGTTATTTTAGGGAAATCTGGAATAGGAAAAGTAAACGCAGCATTAAGTACAGCATTACTTTTAGAAAGATTTTCTCCAGATGTAGTTATTAATACAGGTTCTGCTGGTGGCTTCTTATCTACTTTAAACGTAGGCGATGTAGTTATTTCCTCAGAAGTTCGTCACCACGATGTAGACGTGACTGCTTTTGGATATGAATATGGCCAAGTACCAGGAATGCCAGCAGCTTTTACAGCGGATGGCAAACTAATTGAAGTAGCAAAAAAAGCGGCTGAAAATGTGCAAGGCATGCAAATTGTAGAAGGATTAATTGCAACTGGTGACTCTTTCATGAACGATCCAGTTCGCGTTGAGTATGTTCGTGAAAAAATGCCTGAATTATATGCAGCAGAAATGGAAGCTGCTGCAATCGCTCAAGTTTGTCATTCCTTTAATACGCCATTCGTCGTAATTCGTGCATTATCAGATATCGCTGGAAAAGAGTCCAACGTATCGTTTGAGCAATTTTTAGTAAAAGCAGCAGAAAACTCTTCTCAATTAATTGAAAATATGTTAACTGAACTACAAGCATAA
- a CDS encoding peptidoglycan D,D-transpeptidase FtsI family protein translates to MQKTTYKRLKVVSYLFIIGLFFLIMRLMHIQLISPESFSKKDINLIEASVQQRTQALTVDEGRGRFVDRNNKPLTHDYYPTLILFPFLQKLDWPKDELASILQISETHLEEIVQELSAPVVVRDLGKPLKLTEEQMEKINSLKYPGIIAMYRSFSLDKKAAEQLIGITGENETEFLRRYKKRIENQYISPKTPIGVTGLEQAFDEFLLPEGSTQLLYHVDRYGGSLFGIDVRYSAPSNPFYPLSIKTTIDRDVQLIAEEIANEYKINRGGILLLDIETNEVLAMVSKPSINWKDPFSDNGTKNVMVERHFPGSVFKTIIAAGAIEENLVSHNRMFDCNLDMYGESKDNKGLLDFEASFAQSCNYTFAKLGQELENRHTGSIEGYSEKLGLLTEVVWQGDVFHFHEFHQLPQEETGMVMAEDNGDQYGKDIAQTSIGQREVKVTPIAVANMMATIARGGKAKQVKIVKELDYKNGTMLYSFPNHELSVDSVSKYTVMKLQHMLREVVEHENGTGRRFQTLPYGVAGKSGTAQTGLKSSGGQELVHRWFAGYFPFENPKYSLVVVELDVVNEQSSVTSMYYDMVNKLYQYNELQ, encoded by the coding sequence ATGCAAAAAACAACTTACAAAAGATTGAAAGTCGTTAGCTATCTTTTCATTATAGGTTTATTTTTCTTAATAATGCGGCTAATGCATATTCAACTAATTAGTCCTGAATCATTCTCTAAAAAAGACATAAATTTAATAGAGGCAAGTGTTCAACAACGAACACAAGCATTAACGGTAGATGAAGGCAGAGGTAGGTTTGTAGACCGTAACAACAAACCTTTGACACATGATTATTATCCAACTCTAATTCTTTTTCCTTTTTTACAAAAATTAGATTGGCCAAAAGATGAATTAGCATCTATACTTCAAATTTCTGAAACTCACTTGGAAGAAATCGTTCAAGAATTATCAGCTCCTGTTGTAGTAAGAGACTTAGGGAAACCATTAAAATTAACAGAAGAGCAAATGGAGAAAATTAATAGTTTAAAATACCCTGGCATTATCGCAATGTATAGGAGTTTTTCTTTAGATAAAAAGGCTGCAGAGCAACTGATTGGAATTACAGGAGAAAATGAAACGGAGTTTTTACGAAGATACAAAAAAAGAATAGAAAATCAATATATTTCGCCCAAAACGCCAATTGGTGTCACAGGGCTAGAGCAAGCTTTTGACGAATTTTTATTGCCTGAAGGTTCTACACAACTACTTTATCACGTAGATAGATATGGTGGCTCGTTATTTGGCATTGATGTGAGATATAGTGCACCGTCAAACCCCTTCTATCCACTTTCGATAAAAACGACGATTGATAGAGATGTTCAACTAATCGCTGAAGAAATTGCAAACGAGTATAAAATAAATAGGGGAGGAATTTTACTTCTAGACATCGAAACAAATGAAGTATTAGCAATGGTTTCTAAACCTTCGATTAATTGGAAGGACCCATTCTCCGATAACGGTACGAAGAATGTAATGGTGGAAAGACATTTTCCTGGTTCTGTTTTTAAAACAATCATTGCTGCAGGTGCTATCGAGGAGAATCTTGTATCACATAATCGAATGTTTGATTGTAACTTAGATATGTATGGGGAATCAAAAGATAATAAAGGATTATTAGACTTTGAGGCAAGCTTTGCACAAAGCTGTAATTACACGTTTGCTAAACTTGGCCAAGAGTTAGAAAATCGTCATACCGGTTCTATCGAAGGATATTCAGAGAAACTAGGGCTTTTAACGGAAGTGGTTTGGCAAGGAGATGTTTTTCATTTCCATGAATTCCATCAACTTCCACAAGAGGAAACCGGAATGGTAATGGCTGAAGATAATGGAGACCAATATGGAAAAGATATTGCCCAAACATCTATCGGACAAAGAGAAGTGAAGGTTACTCCTATTGCAGTTGCCAATATGATGGCAACGATTGCTAGAGGTGGAAAAGCCAAACAAGTAAAAATAGTGAAAGAATTAGATTATAAAAACGGAACAATGCTTTATTCCTTTCCAAATCACGAACTGTCTGTTGATTCTGTTTCTAAGTATACGGTGATGAAGCTACAGCATATGCTTCGGGAAGTTGTAGAACATGAAAATGGCACAGGTAGAAGGTTTCAGACCTTACCTTACGGGGTAGCAGGTAAAAGTGGGACTGCCCAAACTGGATTGAAAAGCAGTGGTGGACAGGAGCTTGTACATCGTTGGTTTGCTGGGTATTTTCCATTCGAAAACCCTAAATATTCATTAGTTGTAGTGGAACTAGACGTAGTGAATGAACAAAGCTCTGTCACGAGCATGTATTATGATATGGTAAACAAACTATACCAGTACAACGAGCTCCAATGA
- a CDS encoding DUF2536 family protein yields MNLDFQLLEDKVEFFEATSLKILQQKINEQIEHNRAILLSVHSVSHQMHVSEEGRTYYSAVVHFKLKKG; encoded by the coding sequence ATGAATTTAGATTTTCAGTTATTAGAGGATAAAGTGGAGTTTTTTGAGGCGACGAGTTTGAAGATTTTGCAGCAGAAGATAAATGAGCAAATTGAACATAATCGAGCGATTCTTCTTTCTGTTCATTCTGTTTCTCATCAAATGCACGTTTCAGAAGAAGGGAGAACCTATTATAGTGCTGTTGTTCATTTTAAGTTAAAAAAAGGATAA
- a CDS encoding NUDIX hydrolase gives MMFYKELGLDEIHNENINKRIAVRAVIIKEDKILLVQSNLGDYKFPGGGVDEEETLDAALVREIAEETGYVKAEVKEKVGVVVERMNDEYASNAIFEMTSHFYFCYISGEKGLQELDGYEIDQDYTPKWVTIEDAITQNKEVYKKDGHRRIKRENFVLKFLDHFFRRS, from the coding sequence ATGATGTTTTACAAAGAGTTAGGACTAGATGAAATACATAATGAAAATATAAATAAAAGAATAGCCGTTCGAGCGGTAATTATAAAAGAAGATAAAATTTTACTTGTGCAATCTAACCTTGGAGATTACAAATTCCCAGGTGGAGGGGTCGATGAAGAAGAAACATTGGACGCTGCACTAGTTCGAGAGATTGCTGAGGAAACAGGTTATGTTAAGGCGGAAGTGAAAGAAAAAGTAGGTGTCGTTGTAGAAAGAATGAATGATGAGTATGCTTCGAATGCGATCTTCGAAATGACATCTCATTTTTATTTTTGTTACATCTCGGGAGAAAAAGGATTACAAGAACTCGATGGGTATGAGATAGACCAGGATTATACGCCAAAGTGGGTAACTATTGAGGATGCAATCACTCAAAATAAAGAAGTGTACAAGAAGGATGGGCATCGTAGGATTAAAAGAGAGAACTTTGTATTGAAGTTTTTAGATCATTTTTTTAGAAGGAGTTAA
- a CDS encoding bifunctional cystathionine gamma-lyase/homocysteine desulfhydrase — MHKKTKLIHGGIFGDPHTGAVSVPIYQVSTYKQESVGVFNGYEYSRTGNPTRHALEELIKDLEGGKAGFAFGSGMAAITAVMMLFNSGDHVVLTDDVYGGTYRVMTKVLNRIGIESTFVDTSDIKSLEAAIQPNTKAVFIETPTNPLLKITDIQQASLVAKRNGLLTIVDNTFSTPYWQTPISLGAEIVLHSATKYIGGHSDVVAGLVVVNTEKLAEDLHFVQNSTGGVLGPQDSWLLMRGIKTLGLRMEATEKNALRIADFLDSHPLVTKVFYPGLEDHPGHDIAKKQAGGFGGMISFDVGSQERADQVLANVKYFTLAESLGAVESLISVPARMTHASIPADRRAELGITDGLVRISVGIEDVEDLIADLKTGLEA; from the coding sequence GTGCATAAGAAAACGAAATTGATACATGGCGGAATTTTTGGTGACCCACATACAGGTGCTGTTTCTGTTCCAATCTATCAAGTAAGTACGTACAAGCAAGAGAGTGTTGGTGTCTTTAACGGCTATGAATATTCCCGTACAGGAAATCCAACACGACACGCATTAGAAGAGTTGATTAAAGACTTAGAAGGCGGAAAAGCTGGGTTTGCCTTCGGTTCTGGTATGGCAGCCATTACAGCGGTAATGATGTTGTTTAATAGCGGAGATCATGTTGTTTTGACGGACGATGTGTACGGTGGTACATATCGAGTGATGACGAAAGTGTTAAACCGCATTGGGATTGAGTCCACTTTCGTTGATACAAGTGATATAAAATCTTTAGAAGCTGCAATCCAACCGAACACGAAAGCGGTATTTATTGAAACACCAACAAACCCATTGTTAAAAATTACAGATATTCAGCAAGCGTCGTTAGTTGCTAAGCGTAACGGACTGTTAACCATTGTTGATAATACATTTAGCACACCATACTGGCAAACTCCTATTTCATTAGGCGCTGAAATCGTGCTTCACAGCGCAACGAAGTATATCGGTGGCCATAGTGATGTTGTTGCTGGATTAGTGGTTGTGAACACAGAGAAATTAGCAGAAGACTTACACTTTGTTCAAAACTCTACTGGAGGAGTTTTAGGACCACAAGATTCTTGGTTATTAATGCGTGGAATTAAGACACTAGGTTTACGTATGGAAGCGACAGAAAAAAATGCCCTTCGCATTGCAGACTTTTTGGATAGCCATCCATTAGTAACGAAGGTATTCTATCCAGGTCTTGAAGATCACCCAGGTCATGATATTGCGAAAAAACAAGCTGGCGGGTTCGGTGGAATGATTTCGTTTGATGTAGGAAGTCAAGAAAGAGCAGATCAAGTGTTAGCAAATGTGAAATACTTTACGCTAGCGGAGAGCCTTGGAGCAGTAGAAAGCTTAATATCGGTTCCTGCTCGTATGACACACGCATCTATTCCAGCAGATCGTCGCGCCGAGCTAGGCATTACAGACGGATTAGTTCGTATCTCTGTAGGAATTGAAGATGTGGAAGATTTGATTGCTGATTTGAAGACTGGTTTGGAAGCTTAA
- a CDS encoding PLP-dependent cysteine synthase family protein: MNVYKNVKELIGNTPIVELTQFPLPEGVRLFTKLEFYNPGGSIKDRLGTELIKAGIRSGQLKTGGTIIEPTAGNTGIGLALAAVGTSYKVVVCVPEKFSIEKQELMKALGATIVHTPTSEGMTGAINKAQQLLKEIPNSYCPQQFGNPANPDTYYKTLGPEMWKQLDGNIDVFVAGAGTGGTFMGTAKFLKEKNPNVKTVIVEPEGSILNGGESGPHKTEGIGMEFLPGYMDKTYFDAIHTVLDKDAFDRVKELAVKEGLLVGSSAGAALHAALEEAKVAQPGTNIVTIFADSSERYLSKKIYEGGI; the protein is encoded by the coding sequence GTGAATGTCTATAAAAATGTAAAAGAATTGATAGGAAACACACCAATTGTGGAACTAACACAATTCCCTCTTCCTGAAGGGGTTAGGCTATTTACAAAGTTAGAGTTTTACAATCCAGGTGGTAGTATAAAAGATCGCCTTGGAACAGAGCTAATAAAAGCGGGTATTCGCTCTGGACAATTAAAGACAGGTGGAACAATAATTGAGCCTACAGCAGGTAACACAGGGATAGGTTTAGCGTTAGCTGCTGTGGGAACTAGTTATAAAGTGGTAGTTTGTGTCCCAGAGAAGTTTAGCATTGAAAAACAAGAGCTGATGAAGGCCTTGGGAGCAACAATAGTTCACACTCCTACAAGTGAAGGAATGACGGGAGCTATAAATAAAGCTCAACAATTACTTAAAGAAATACCAAACTCTTACTGCCCACAACAGTTTGGCAATCCTGCCAACCCAGACACATACTATAAAACGTTAGGTCCTGAAATGTGGAAACAGTTAGATGGAAACATCGATGTGTTTGTAGCAGGTGCTGGAACTGGTGGAACGTTTATGGGGACTGCTAAATTTTTAAAAGAAAAGAATCCCAACGTGAAAACAGTTATTGTAGAACCAGAAGGCTCTATTTTAAACGGTGGTGAGTCTGGCCCTCATAAAACAGAAGGAATCGGTATGGAGTTTTTACCTGGGTATATGGATAAAACTTATTTTGATGCCATCCACACTGTTTTGGATAAGGATGCATTTGATAGAGTGAAAGAGCTAGCTGTGAAGGAAGGTTTATTAGTAGGAAGTTCGGCAGGTGCAGCTTTACATGCGGCACTAGAGGAGGCAAAAGTTGCGCAGCCTGGTACGAACATCGTGACGATTTTTGCCGATAGCAGTGAGCGCTATTTGAGCAAAAAGATTTATGAAGGGGGAATTTAA
- a CDS encoding class I SAM-dependent DNA methyltransferase — MGREFVELFDNWANYYDDTVSGHDEEYKEVFRGYDDILADVAQKSIGTVLEFGVGTGNLTKKLVERGHTIYGVEPNETMRNKAAEKLPATAYLYDGDFIQYPELPSEVNSIVSTYAFHHLTDDEKTQAIQQYGKMLAKDGKIVFADTMFENKEAYVKTIKQVEKRGFLSLSKDLQSEYYTTIPVLKELLESNGFNVTFLRFNHFVWVLEAIKK; from the coding sequence ATGGGTAGAGAATTTGTTGAGCTTTTTGACAACTGGGCAAACTATTATGATGATACAGTTTCTGGTCATGATGAAGAATATAAAGAAGTATTTCGTGGATATGACGATATTTTGGCTGATGTAGCGCAAAAATCGATTGGAACAGTTTTAGAATTTGGAGTAGGTACAGGAAACTTAACAAAAAAGTTAGTAGAACGAGGCCATACAATTTACGGCGTGGAACCAAATGAAACAATGAGAAATAAGGCAGCAGAAAAGTTGCCAGCAACCGCTTATTTGTATGATGGAGACTTTATTCAATATCCCGAGCTGCCTTCAGAAGTCAATTCCATCGTATCTACGTATGCGTTTCATCATTTAACCGACGATGAAAAAACTCAAGCCATACAACAATATGGAAAGATGTTAGCGAAAGATGGTAAAATAGTATTCGCTGATACAATGTTTGAAAATAAAGAAGCTTACGTAAAGACAATCAAACAAGTTGAAAAAAGAGGTTTTTTGAGTTTATCAAAAGACTTACAATCCGAATACTACACAACAATCCCAGTCTTGAAGGAATTGTTGGAATCAAACGGGTTTAACGTAACATTTTTACGTTTTAACCATTTCGTATGGGTATTAGAAGCGATTAAAAAATAA
- a CDS encoding VanZ family protein, which translates to MYVCSALYLFVLSYLLFFSHYRSAVSGVVDYNIIPFRSIVRDISSYNGLELRMLTDNFFGNIFAFLPLGFFSSLLFKRLRSIGMIFLLSMGVSVTVELLQLTFKLGSLDIDDVILNTLGGTIGYITFKLLQKGRGYIVSSAK; encoded by the coding sequence ATTTACGTTTGTTCTGCTCTTTATTTATTTGTTCTAAGTTATTTATTATTCTTCTCACACTACCGTAGTGCCGTTTCAGGAGTTGTTGATTACAACATAATACCTTTTCGGTCTATTGTTAGGGACATATCAAGTTATAATGGACTTGAGTTACGAATGCTAACCGATAATTTTTTTGGCAATATATTTGCTTTTTTGCCATTAGGTTTTTTCAGTTCTTTGCTGTTTAAGCGACTTCGTTCGATAGGGATGATTTTTTTACTATCAATGGGGGTTTCTGTAACGGTTGAGTTGCTCCAGCTTACATTTAAATTGGGAAGTTTAGATATTGATGATGTTATTCTAAATACGCTAGGTGGGACAATTGGCTACATAACGTTTAAGTTATTGCAAAAAGGAAGAGGATATATAGTGTCGAGTGCAAAATAA
- a CDS encoding NUDIX hydrolase: MFIVNVEGAIYKENKWLLIRRSEKEEHEGGQLSLVGGKVEQEGHTTDIFERTVKREIWEEVGIEVDNLQYVNSSTFVTDVGEHVVDIVLLCQHVAGVAYAKSPDEVDEVLWLTTEEIMNNPSLPPYLKHNVKLADKILKETVC; this comes from the coding sequence ATGTTTATTGTGAACGTAGAAGGTGCTATTTACAAAGAAAATAAGTGGCTTTTAATAAGAAGAAGTGAAAAAGAAGAGCATGAAGGTGGACAGTTATCACTTGTAGGTGGAAAAGTAGAGCAAGAAGGTCATACTACCGATATTTTTGAAAGAACGGTAAAAAGAGAGATTTGGGAAGAAGTGGGGATAGAGGTAGACAATCTACAGTATGTAAATAGCTCAACGTTTGTTACAGATGTTGGTGAACACGTTGTTGATATTGTTCTTCTCTGTCAGCATGTTGCTGGAGTTGCTTATGCGAAAAGTCCAGATGAAGTGGATGAAGTGCTATGGTTAACAACGGAAGAAATAATGAACAATCCAAGCTTACCACCTTATTTAAAGCACAATGTGAAGCTTGCCGACAAAATACTAAAAGAAACAGTTTGCTAA
- a CDS encoding HIT family protein: MAYKENCPLCNLHNDKDQNIVFENETCYYVQHNLEQDVLEGCGLIIPKKHHENAFELTKEEWSDTYELLQKAKQYVDEKYSPDGFTLGWNVGDASNQSIPHSHLHVIPRYNDEPHAGKGIRYWLKQPENKREKLKVK, encoded by the coding sequence ATGGCATACAAAGAAAATTGTCCGTTATGTAATCTACATAACGATAAAGACCAAAACATCGTTTTTGAAAATGAAACATGCTACTACGTACAACATAATCTCGAGCAAGACGTGTTAGAAGGCTGTGGGCTTATTATTCCGAAGAAGCATCATGAGAATGCTTTTGAATTGACGAAAGAAGAATGGAGCGATACATACGAATTATTACAAAAAGCAAAACAATATGTAGACGAAAAATATTCTCCAGATGGATTTACACTTGGCTGGAATGTAGGTGATGCATCTAATCAATCTATTCCACATAGCCATCTTCACGTTATACCAAGATATAATGATGAACCTCATGCAGGGAAAGGAATTCGTTATTGGTTAAAGCAACCAGAAAATAAAAGGGAAAAGTTGAAGGTGAAGTAA
- a CDS encoding carboxypeptidase M32, with product MTTSQVLNEQVQQAIDTFTKLDEKLCHYSDVLGLLGWDSKTIAPKKGRKLFGKAIGTLSTEAFKLSISEEMAKCLEVLTQEEVYSQLDEVTQACVRERKNNFEKSSKIPAEEYQAYVILVNNANQAWEDARENNDFASFAPMLEEVVAFKKKFAGYYGYEGHPYNALLNEYEPGLTVEKLDPLFKELREKSVDLLKRIKASEAQPRTDIFEQKFDIEAQKKFNQFILPLIGFDMEGGRLDETVHPFASSINTGDVRITTRYQQDNVRSAIFGTIHEAGHGMYEQGVNEAYEGRVIRRGASFGIHESQSRFLENMVARSREFWNHFYADLQKHFPVQLNDVSLDDFYRAINHVDSTLIRVEADELTYNLHIMIRYEIEKALFGGEIEVADLPKVWNEKIEEYLGVTPPNDTLGVLQDIHWSFGGFGYFPSYSLGNLYAAQMLYTILKEMPDFYDSIEAGNFQAIREWLRENVHQYGKLYSPNDLIVKITGEELDAKYLVKYLEEKYAEVYKL from the coding sequence ATGACTACTTCACAAGTTTTAAATGAACAAGTACAACAAGCGATCGACACGTTTACAAAACTAGATGAAAAGCTTTGTCATTATAGTGACGTACTAGGTTTACTCGGTTGGGACTCTAAGACAATCGCACCGAAAAAAGGTCGCAAGCTTTTTGGAAAAGCAATTGGTACACTTTCAACAGAAGCTTTCAAACTATCCATTTCAGAAGAAATGGCAAAATGCTTAGAAGTGTTAACACAAGAGGAAGTATATAGCCAATTAGACGAAGTAACACAAGCATGTGTAAGAGAAAGAAAAAATAACTTTGAGAAATCTTCCAAAATACCTGCGGAAGAATACCAAGCGTATGTTATTTTAGTAAACAATGCAAACCAAGCTTGGGAAGACGCACGTGAAAATAATGACTTCGCTTCTTTTGCACCAATGTTAGAAGAAGTAGTGGCATTCAAAAAGAAATTCGCGGGATATTATGGCTACGAAGGTCATCCATACAACGCACTGTTAAACGAATATGAGCCAGGATTAACAGTAGAGAAGTTAGATCCTTTATTCAAAGAATTACGTGAAAAGAGTGTAGACTTACTTAAGCGTATTAAAGCTTCAGAAGCTCAACCACGTACCGATATTTTTGAACAAAAGTTTGACATTGAAGCACAAAAGAAATTTAACCAATTTATTTTACCTTTAATCGGTTTTGATATGGAAGGCGGACGCTTAGACGAAACAGTTCACCCATTCGCATCTTCTATCAACACAGGTGATGTTCGTATCACTACACGCTACCAACAAGACAACGTAAGATCAGCTATTTTCGGTACCATCCACGAAGCTGGTCACGGGATGTATGAACAAGGAGTAAACGAAGCATACGAAGGTCGCGTAATTCGCCGCGGAGCATCATTTGGAATTCACGAATCACAATCTCGTTTCTTAGAAAACATGGTTGCAAGAAGCAGAGAGTTCTGGAACCATTTCTATGCTGATTTACAAAAGCATTTCCCAGTGCAACTGAATGACGTATCTTTAGACGATTTTTATCGTGCAATCAACCATGTAGATTCCACGTTAATCCGCGTAGAAGCAGATGAGTTAACGTATAACTTACACATTATGATTCGTTATGAAATTGAAAAAGCACTATTCGGTGGAGAAATCGAAGTGGCAGACTTACCAAAAGTGTGGAACGAGAAAATCGAAGAATACTTAGGAGTTACTCCTCCAAACGACACATTAGGAGTGCTACAAGATATTCACTGGTCATTCGGTGGATTCGGGTACTTCCCATCCTATTCTTTAGGAAACCTGTATGCTGCACAAATGCTTTATACAATCTTAAAAGAAATGCCTGATTTCTATGACAGCATTGAAGCAGGTAACTTCCAAGCAATTCGTGAGTGGTTAAGAGAAAATGTTCACCAATATGGTAAGCTTTATTCTCCAAACGATTTAATCGTAAAAATCACTGGTGAAGAACTAGATGCTAAATATCTTGTAAAATATTTAGAAGAAAAATACGCAGAAGTTTATAAGTTATAA
- a CDS encoding YrrS family protein, translated as MSYDLGSRYKRTSKKKKANTVLNILIGVVFVAIIFLGSSLFFGKGNNTEQATTEQDQTKIGTEVEENDDETEEKEEPKEEPKEEEELPEEEKESQVTEEPVEEEPATEDEEVVEEDSNDPQVKQVITNSSWAPVGTTQSEPHTSIYDSSHVDWAEKIKAINLALGKSESDYTLWFLGNGGDAHSAIARVTVKGTSEHYRVYLQWVTNQGWKPVKMERTKDQNI; from the coding sequence ATGTCTTACGATTTAGGATCAAGATATAAAAGAACTTCAAAAAAGAAAAAAGCTAATACGGTTTTAAATATATTAATCGGTGTTGTTTTTGTTGCTATTATATTTTTAGGTAGTTCGTTATTTTTCGGTAAAGGCAACAATACCGAACAAGCTACAACAGAACAAGACCAAACAAAAATTGGCACAGAAGTAGAAGAGAACGATGATGAAACAGAAGAAAAGGAAGAACCGAAGGAAGAGCCTAAAGAAGAAGAGGAACTACCTGAAGAAGAGAAAGAATCTCAAGTAACAGAAGAACCTGTCGAAGAAGAGCCAGCTACTGAGGACGAAGAAGTAGTGGAAGAAGATTCTAACGATCCTCAAGTAAAGCAAGTGATTACTAATTCAAGTTGGGCACCAGTAGGAACAACTCAATCGGAGCCACATACATCAATTTACGATTCTAGTCATGTTGACTGGGCGGAAAAAATAAAAGCCATCAACTTGGCATTAGGAAAATCAGAAAGTGACTATACGTTATGGTTTTTAGGTAATGGTGGAGATGCACATTCTGCGATTGCACGTGTAACGGTTAAAGGTACATCAGAACATTACCGAGTATATCTTCAATGGGTAACAAATCAAGGGTGGAAGCCTGTAAAGATGGAACGAACAAAAGATCAAAATATATAA